A portion of the Oxynema aestuarii AP17 genome contains these proteins:
- a CDS encoding ATP-dependent 6-phosphofructokinase has product MNNSSKKRIGILTSGGDCPGLNAVIRAVVKCASHKGWEVYGIPYGTDGFIDIANGDRQPEDLKLYEHGYDIPGLLQGLDVLQFLSGSVLGSLSKGNTGDPEIAEKIIQGYNRLELDALIGVGGDGSLEILYQLAQKGQWKLIGVPKTIDNDVPFTERSVGFDTAVDTVTEALYDLTFTAASHERVMVVEVMGRDAGHLALHAGIAGGADVILIPELTPIVNEEVVHNICHKIARLHQEKRKFALVVVAEGVKHQDRRQSRAIGDYVAKQIKAYSKHLCDRDAIEFCGMQEVDTRVTVLGHLQRSGTPSSFDRLLATSFGIKAVQLIDREQYNRLVVWEGGKVESKPLEQAIALISQAHQQQRCPSPVDSNGFMVQSARSLGIYVGDPSAWNTPQPPAPTVEVATVEEASQSSL; this is encoded by the coding sequence ATGAATAATTCGTCGAAAAAACGGATCGGGATTCTCACCAGTGGAGGCGATTGTCCGGGATTGAACGCGGTGATCCGTGCCGTGGTCAAATGCGCTTCGCATAAAGGCTGGGAAGTCTACGGGATTCCTTACGGAACGGACGGTTTTATCGACATTGCCAACGGCGATCGCCAGCCGGAAGACCTGAAACTGTACGAACACGGCTACGACATCCCCGGACTGCTGCAGGGGCTAGATGTCTTGCAATTTCTAAGCGGTAGCGTCCTCGGATCGTTGAGTAAAGGCAACACGGGAGATCCCGAGATCGCCGAGAAAATTATACAAGGATATAACCGTTTGGAACTCGACGCCCTGATCGGGGTCGGCGGCGACGGAAGTTTGGAAATTCTGTACCAACTCGCCCAAAAAGGACAGTGGAAGCTGATCGGGGTGCCGAAAACCATTGACAACGACGTGCCGTTTACCGAACGCTCCGTGGGCTTCGATACGGCAGTGGATACGGTGACCGAGGCGCTTTACGATTTGACCTTTACCGCCGCTTCTCACGAACGGGTGATGGTGGTGGAAGTGATGGGACGAGATGCGGGACATTTGGCCCTTCATGCCGGGATTGCCGGGGGGGCGGACGTGATTTTGATTCCCGAACTGACCCCGATCGTCAATGAGGAGGTCGTGCATAATATTTGCCATAAAATTGCGCGCTTGCACCAGGAAAAGCGCAAATTCGCCTTAGTGGTGGTGGCGGAAGGGGTCAAGCACCAGGATCGGCGCCAGTCGCGGGCGATCGGGGATTACGTGGCGAAGCAAATTAAGGCGTACAGCAAACACTTGTGCGATCGCGACGCGATCGAGTTTTGCGGGATGCAGGAAGTCGATACCCGGGTGACGGTGTTGGGTCACTTGCAGCGCAGTGGGACGCCGTCTTCGTTCGATCGCCTGTTGGCGACCAGTTTCGGCATCAAAGCGGTGCAACTGATCGATCGCGAACAATACAACCGCCTCGTGGTGTGGGAAGGGGGCAAAGTCGAGAGCAAGCCGTTAGAACAGGCGATCGCCCTGATTTCCCAAGCGCACCAACAGCAGCGCTGTCCGTCCCCGGTGGACTCCAACGGCTTTATGGTACAAAGCGCGCGATCGCTGGGGATTTACGTCGGCGACCCGAGCGCTTGGAATACTCCCCAACCGCCAGCGCCGACAGTGGAAGTGGCGACGGTGGAAGAAGCGAGTCAGTCCAGTCTCTAG
- a CDS encoding 3'(2'),5'-bisphosphate nucleotidase CysQ family protein, which yields MSNPPSIASTAARIDGRDLNRLGAIAREIAWGAADILVPHHGNATGGLRVRHQADGPVTSADLAASHYILQQLRVAVGSQDYAFVSEETYKLDPDSRDRCRHDWVWIIDPIDGTRSFIHGDPNYAIHIALAYRGRPAVAVVAIPAADKLYYAHLGGGAFLETRDGQQTRVRVSPRDRLQELCVVTRRSDRDSRLYQLLAHLPCRHRPQLGSIGCKMAALIEGNGDAYISLSGRTAPKDWDLAAPELILTEAGGRCTYLDGTPLQYNRADISQWGCAIASTGGCHDALRSAIARGLSEIDRRRSQIGSR from the coding sequence ATGAGTAACCCCCCCTCGATCGCCTCGACCGCCGCCCGGATAGACGGGCGGGATTTAAACCGACTCGGCGCGATCGCTCGTGAGATCGCTTGGGGCGCTGCCGATATACTCGTCCCCCACCACGGCAACGCCACCGGAGGCTTGCGGGTTCGTCACCAAGCGGACGGCCCGGTGACCAGCGCCGATTTGGCCGCCAGTCACTACATTTTGCAACAATTGCGCGTCGCCGTCGGTAGTCAAGACTACGCCTTCGTCAGCGAAGAAACCTACAAACTCGATCCCGACTCGCGCGATCGCTGTCGCCACGATTGGGTCTGGATTATCGACCCGATCGACGGGACGCGATCGTTCATTCACGGCGATCCCAACTACGCCATTCATATCGCCCTCGCTTACCGAGGGCGTCCGGCGGTCGCCGTGGTCGCCATTCCCGCCGCCGACAAGCTCTATTACGCCCACCTCGGCGGTGGGGCGTTCCTCGAAACCCGCGACGGACAGCAAACTCGGGTCCGCGTTTCCCCGCGCGATCGCCTCCAAGAGTTGTGCGTCGTCACCCGTCGCTCCGATCGCGACAGTCGCTTGTATCAATTGTTGGCTCACCTTCCCTGTCGTCACCGCCCGCAACTCGGGAGTATCGGTTGTAAGATGGCCGCTTTGATCGAAGGCAACGGCGACGCTTATATTTCTCTGTCCGGTCGAACCGCTCCCAAGGACTGGGATTTGGCCGCGCCGGAATTGATTTTGACCGAAGCGGGGGGACGATGTACCTATCTCGACGGTACGCCGTTGCAGTACAATCGCGCCGATATCAGTCAGTGGGGTTGCGCGATCGCCTCCACCGGAGGCTGTCACGACGCCCTGCGATCGGCGATCGCGCGGGGGTTGAGTGAGATCGATCGCCGCCGCAGCCAGATCGGGTCTAGATAG
- a CDS encoding class I SAM-dependent methyltransferase: MQLKPNQRTKLDESDDRLFYAYPRFVTHVDNGFIDRLTQLYRDRLRPKAEILDLMSSWVSHLPDDLEFSRVVGHGLNEEELAKNRCFDEYFVQDLNKNPILPLEDNRFDAVLNAVSVQYLQQPEIIFGEMLRVLKPGGVAIVSFSNRMFYQKAIQAWRDGSEGDRLKLVKGYFNSVEGFGEVEAIARQSEVPTILQLLGMGGGDPFYAVVAEKKVP; this comes from the coding sequence ATGCAACTCAAACCGAATCAGCGAACTAAGTTGGATGAAAGTGACGATCGCCTCTTTTATGCTTATCCCCGATTCGTCACCCATGTCGATAATGGATTTATCGATCGCCTCACCCAGTTATACCGCGATCGCCTGCGACCGAAGGCGGAAATTCTCGATTTAATGAGTTCTTGGGTGTCTCACCTTCCCGACGATCTGGAATTTTCCCGGGTGGTGGGACACGGACTCAATGAGGAAGAGTTGGCAAAAAACCGGTGTTTTGACGAATATTTCGTGCAGGATTTGAATAAAAACCCGATTTTACCGTTAGAAGATAACCGTTTTGATGCGGTTCTCAACGCGGTATCCGTGCAGTATTTGCAACAGCCGGAAATTATTTTTGGGGAAATGCTGCGCGTTCTCAAGCCGGGAGGGGTGGCGATCGTCAGTTTCTCGAATCGGATGTTTTATCAAAAGGCGATTCAAGCTTGGCGGGACGGAAGTGAGGGCGATCGCTTGAAATTAGTCAAAGGTTATTTTAACTCGGTCGAAGGCTTTGGGGAAGTAGAGGCGATCGCCCGTCAGTCGGAGGTTCCCACGATTTTGCAATTATTGGGAATGGGAGGTGGCGATCCGTTTTATGCGGTCGTCGCCGAGAAAAAGGTTCCCTAA
- a CDS encoding 4a-hydroxytetrahydrobiopterin dehydratase: MATLTQEKCSACNKQSQPANAEEIAELKPQIPEWNLIEVEGEPRLQRTYAFKNFKEALAFTNQIGHLAEAEGHHPALLTEWGKVTVTWWTHTISALHRNDFIMAAKTDEIASSAN; the protein is encoded by the coding sequence ATGGCTACCTTAACTCAAGAAAAATGCTCGGCGTGTAATAAGCAGTCTCAACCTGCAAATGCCGAAGAAATTGCCGAATTAAAACCGCAAATTCCGGAGTGGAATTTAATTGAAGTCGAGGGAGAACCACGACTGCAGCGAACCTATGCTTTTAAAAACTTCAAAGAAGCCCTCGCATTTACCAATCAAATCGGTCATTTAGCAGAAGCGGAAGGACACCATCCCGCCTTATTGACTGAATGGGGAAAAGTGACGGTAACCTGGTGGACGCATACGATTTCGGCATTGCACCGCAACGATTTTATTATGGCGGCAAAAACCGATGAAATCGCTAGTTCTGCGAATTAA
- a CDS encoding DUF6671 family protein → MMTADFLKERVAAIATMHRKERAIAPILAEKLAIRSIVPQNFNTDRFGTFTREIKRKGTQIETARLKAIAAIELTGETLAIASEGSFGPHPAIPFLPSNREVVLLHDRTMDLEVIGEAISTKTNYSHRRVSSVEEALAFAENIGFPEHGLVAIVGDRENEEIFKGINNSEQLADIIETGIARSADKKVHLETDMRAHFNPLRLQVIEQATLDLIRKLECSCPECDWPGFDVIERKAGLPCEWCHLPTSLMLAEIHGCKKCGFKQEVLFPQGRKTANPGECHYCNP, encoded by the coding sequence ATGATGACCGCAGATTTTTTAAAAGAACGGGTAGCGGCGATCGCGACCATGCACCGCAAAGAACGGGCGATCGCGCCAATTTTGGCGGAAAAATTGGCAATTCGCAGCATTGTCCCGCAAAACTTTAATACCGATCGCTTTGGAACGTTTACCCGGGAAATTAAGCGTAAGGGAACCCAAATCGAAACGGCACGCTTGAAGGCGATCGCGGCGATCGAACTGACGGGAGAAACGTTGGCGATCGCCAGTGAAGGCAGTTTTGGCCCCCATCCTGCCATCCCGTTTTTACCCTCCAATCGCGAAGTGGTTTTACTGCACGATCGCACGATGGACTTAGAAGTGATTGGCGAAGCGATCTCTACAAAAACAAACTACAGTCATCGGCGGGTTTCTTCCGTTGAGGAAGCCTTAGCATTTGCCGAAAACATTGGATTTCCCGAACATGGATTAGTGGCGATCGTGGGCGATCGTGAGAATGAGGAGATTTTTAAAGGAATTAACAATTCAGAACAGTTAGCAGACATTATCGAAACTGGGATCGCGCGATCGGCGGATAAAAAAGTTCATTTAGAAACCGACATGCGCGCTCATTTCAATCCTTTACGTCTCCAAGTTATCGAACAAGCAACCTTAGATTTAATCCGAAAATTAGAGTGCAGTTGTCCCGAATGCGATTGGCCCGGATTTGATGTTATCGAACGCAAAGCGGGGTTACCTTGCGAGTGGTGTCATTTACCCACTTCGTTGATGTTAGCTGAAATTCATGGCTGTAAAAAATGTGGATTCAAACAGGAAGTTTTGTTTCCTCAAGGACGAAAAACCGCTAATCCTGGGGAATGTCATTATTGTAATCCCTAA
- a CDS encoding protein adenylyltransferase SelO: MTLEETPNPATDNPLLDLAYEPFLENLGDDYYDIVTAADFPLHRLRFRNDDLLAKIGLNPATVRDDDLIEAFGQFRGVRPFLALRYHGYQFGEYNPQLGDGRGFIYGQLRGTDGKLYDLGTKGSGRTPYSRTADGRLTLKGGVREVLAGEMLHRMGVRTSRCLTVIETGEQLWRGDEPSPTRSCVMVRLSESHIRFGTFERLHYLGRKDLIAKLVDRTIAQYYPEVDRANADPVVPYAPGDRPSSTEKYILFYAELVKRVAKLAAQWMAAGFCHAVLNTDNMAITGESFDYGPYAFIPRYDPQFTAAYFDYFGRYSYGNQAPICRWNLQMLQVPLRAIADSQEMDAALEPFYDYYNREYRRLMLAKLGFAEGFPEETGTELVKTTIALLQQTEVGYHEFFWQIRKQFDRHWWDDVNQILPNFSDEEVVTHWRQCYYHLLQFISVDELEMMTERLACYNPETVIVRPEIEAVWEPIALQDNWDPFYHLLKRIER; this comes from the coding sequence ATGACTCTAGAGGAAACCCCCAACCCCGCGACCGACAATCCCCTGCTCGATCTCGCTTACGAACCCTTCCTAGAAAACCTAGGGGACGACTATTACGATATCGTAACTGCCGCCGATTTTCCCCTGCATCGGTTGCGTTTTCGCAATGATGACTTGCTGGCTAAAATTGGCCTCAATCCGGCTACCGTCCGCGATGACGACTTGATCGAAGCCTTCGGACAGTTTCGGGGAGTGCGTCCGTTTCTCGCTTTGCGTTATCACGGCTATCAATTTGGCGAGTATAACCCACAACTCGGCGACGGTCGCGGCTTTATTTACGGCCAACTCAGAGGTACGGATGGTAAATTATACGATCTCGGTACCAAAGGAAGCGGCAGGACGCCCTATTCGCGCACCGCAGACGGTCGCCTGACCCTCAAAGGTGGCGTTCGGGAAGTTCTAGCCGGGGAGATGCTGCATCGCATGGGGGTGAGGACATCGCGCTGTTTGACGGTCATTGAAACGGGGGAACAATTGTGGCGCGGGGACGAACCCTCGCCGACGCGATCCTGCGTGATGGTGCGCCTGAGTGAGTCTCACATTCGTTTCGGAACCTTCGAGCGCTTACACTATCTGGGTCGTAAAGATTTGATCGCCAAATTGGTCGATCGCACGATCGCGCAATACTATCCCGAAGTCGATCGCGCCAACGCCGATCCGGTCGTTCCTTATGCACCCGGCGATCGCCCGAGTTCGACCGAAAAATATATATTGTTTTATGCCGAGTTAGTCAAGCGGGTAGCAAAGTTGGCGGCGCAGTGGATGGCGGCAGGCTTTTGTCATGCCGTTCTCAACACCGATAATATGGCCATTACTGGGGAAAGTTTCGATTACGGCCCTTATGCGTTTATTCCTCGTTACGATCCTCAATTTACTGCCGCTTATTTCGACTATTTCGGACGTTACAGTTACGGCAACCAAGCGCCGATTTGTCGCTGGAATTTACAAATGTTACAAGTGCCTTTGCGCGCGATCGCCGACTCCCAAGAAATGGACGCCGCTTTAGAACCATTTTACGATTATTACAATCGAGAATATCGCCGTTTGATGCTGGCAAAGTTGGGATTCGCCGAAGGGTTTCCAGAAGAAACCGGGACGGAGTTAGTAAAAACAACGATCGCCTTATTGCAGCAAACAGAAGTCGGCTATCACGAGTTTTTCTGGCAAATTCGCAAACAGTTCGATCGCCACTGGTGGGACGATGTAAACCAAATTTTACCGAACTTCTCCGATGAAGAAGTTGTCACTCATTGGCGGCAGTGTTACTACCATTTACTGCAATTTATTTCTGTAGACGAACTAGAGATGATGACCGAACGCTTGGCCTGTTACAACCCAGAAACAGTGATCGTCCGTCCGGAAATTGAGGCGGTTTGGGAACCGATCGCCTTACAGGACAACTGGGATCCCTTTTACCATTTACTCAAACGAATCGAACGATAG
- a CDS encoding mechanosensitive ion channel family protein: MLDAFPEGVIVDPGFQFFLLAISGAIAFLAGYFIPKMIQPAIAIAVSEKAGDTYSKIVDPYRSLIGIVIALGITDISWLIIPSPNDLWFEIVEIPLSLTLAIAATWLASRLFSNFFDVYLLDAALRKGRKTNSELLILGKYIANAAFIFVAIVIFAQAHQINILGILASLGIGGLAVAFAAQKTLEQLLGGIVLYVDRPFSVDDYIGLPDGTFGRIESIGLRSTKIRSSGKGTLIIVPNSSLTQVTIENFTGAKKVMAILYLNLHQVIPSEERALIRQTIVNSTDDIFGIDSRNTDVAFRDRKNGGENITQVQITFFILGSGDVSMDLRRQLLDLATQSITQQLRGYGIEFDIEESTIYVDSPITI; this comes from the coding sequence ATGTTAGATGCTTTTCCTGAAGGAGTCATCGTCGATCCGGGATTCCAGTTTTTTTTATTAGCAATTTCCGGGGCGATTGCCTTTCTAGCAGGATATTTCATTCCGAAAATGATTCAACCCGCGATCGCGATCGCCGTTTCCGAAAAAGCCGGAGATACTTATTCTAAAATTGTCGATCCTTATCGGAGTTTAATTGGGATTGTCATTGCTTTAGGAATTACTGATATTTCTTGGTTGATTATTCCTTCTCCCAACGATCTATGGTTTGAGATTGTTGAAATTCCCCTGAGTTTAACATTGGCGATCGCCGCAACTTGGTTAGCCTCTCGGTTATTTTCCAATTTCTTCGATGTCTACTTACTCGATGCGGCGTTGAGAAAAGGGAGAAAAACGAATAGCGAATTACTGATTCTCGGCAAATATATCGCTAATGCGGCCTTTATTTTTGTCGCAATTGTTATTTTCGCTCAAGCTCATCAAATCAATATTTTAGGGATTTTGGCAAGCTTGGGAATTGGCGGTTTAGCGGTAGCTTTTGCGGCGCAAAAAACCTTAGAGCAACTCCTCGGTGGAATCGTGCTTTATGTCGATCGCCCTTTCTCGGTCGATGACTATATCGGCTTACCCGACGGCACTTTTGGACGGATCGAATCGATCGGATTGCGATCGACAAAAATCCGCTCTTCCGGGAAAGGAACCTTAATCATCGTCCCCAATAGTTCCCTGACTCAAGTTACGATTGAAAACTTCACTGGGGCGAAAAAAGTGATGGCTATTTTATATCTAAATTTGCATCAAGTTATCCCCAGTGAAGAACGCGCCTTAATCCGTCAAACCATTGTCAATAGTACCGACGATATTTTTGGGATCGACTCGCGCAATACCGATGTAGCATTCCGCGATCGCAAAAATGGCGGTGAGAATATCACCCAAGTTCAAATTACCTTTTTCATCTTAGGTTCTGGCGATGTCTCGATGGATTTACGGCGTCAACTGCTCGATTTAGCCACTCAAAGTATTACTCAACAGTTGAGAGGTTACGGCATTGAATTTGATATTGAAGAGTCTACCATTTATGTTGATTCCCCAATTACTATCTAA
- a CDS encoding mechanosensitive ion channel family protein — protein sequence MLIPQLLSNMSFSDVLSFFVKPEIRRLIGFFIFFCLSLLVGEYTPSIVRIIIHRFSPQQVTIIYDNLIDPIKGAFKTAGKFILISLTFIWLEQDYQAINNFLTPFINLGVVSSVAWLLSRLFRQFVRFYGIDLIRKLGREVDEFLLVFETLANIVIGFFAALVYANSLRINLIGLMASLGIGGLAVAFAAQKILEQLLSTIVLYLDRPFIPGDYIRLQNGQLGRVESIGLRSTKIRTSAKSTLFIVPNSTLISMEIENITRAKKVMVLLYLEFFRVLDQREHALVQQTVKESTNSLFGIDPGSTKITFNDRFIKRNEEGFEKEITQARITFFILGSSENSIELRKRLLEIANDSISHKLRSFGVEFTMQDPTIYVESPVTL from the coding sequence ATGTTGATTCCCCAATTACTATCTAACATGAGTTTTTCCGATGTATTGAGTTTCTTTGTCAAGCCAGAAATCCGGCGATTAATCGGATTTTTCATATTTTTCTGCTTGTCTTTGCTGGTTGGCGAATATACCCCGAGCATCGTTAGAATCATTATTCACCGCTTTTCTCCCCAGCAAGTTACGATTATTTACGATAACTTGATCGATCCGATTAAAGGAGCCTTCAAAACCGCCGGGAAGTTTATTTTGATTTCTCTAACCTTTATCTGGTTGGAGCAAGATTATCAAGCAATTAACAATTTTCTAACTCCGTTTATTAATCTCGGAGTTGTCAGTAGTGTGGCTTGGTTGCTCTCGCGGTTGTTTCGTCAGTTTGTTCGGTTTTACGGAATTGACTTGATTCGCAAACTCGGGCGAGAAGTCGATGAGTTTCTGCTTGTTTTCGAGACATTAGCCAATATCGTGATTGGTTTTTTTGCCGCCTTGGTTTATGCCAATAGTTTGCGCATCAATTTAATTGGTTTAATGGCCAGTTTGGGGATTGGGGGTTTGGCGGTGGCTTTCGCCGCCCAAAAGATTTTAGAACAGTTACTCAGTACGATCGTTTTGTATTTAGACCGTCCTTTTATTCCCGGGGATTACATTCGCTTGCAAAACGGTCAGTTAGGACGGGTCGAGTCGATTGGCTTGCGTTCTACTAAAATCAGAACTTCGGCAAAAAGCACCTTATTTATCGTCCCGAATTCGACGTTGATTAGTATGGAAATTGAAAATATTACCCGGGCGAAAAAGGTGATGGTGTTACTCTATCTTGAGTTTTTTCGGGTATTAGACCAACGGGAACATGCTCTCGTTCAACAGACGGTGAAGGAAAGCACGAATTCTTTGTTTGGTATCGATCCGGGGAGTACGAAAATTACGTTTAACGATCGCTTCATCAAACGCAATGAGGAAGGGTTTGAGAAAGAAATTACCCAAGCTCGCATTACTTTCTTCATTCTCGGATCCAGTGAAAACTCTATTGAGTTGAGAAAGCGATTGCTCGAAATTGCCAACGATTCGATTTCGCACAAATTGCGATCGTTCGGCGTCGAATTTACGATGCAAGACCCGACGATTTACGTGGAGTCTCCGGTCACTTTGTGA
- a CDS encoding Calvin cycle protein CP12 translates to MSPTFASSATPLGVSPYAEKTLGDRIDDAIAEARAITDEKGVESRESAVAWDIVEELLSASAHRREKLPKNAFEVYCSEHPEAQEARMYDV, encoded by the coding sequence ATGTCTCCAACGTTCGCTAGTTCCGCAACTCCCCTCGGTGTCAGCCCTTATGCCGAAAAAACTTTAGGAGATCGCATTGACGACGCGATCGCCGAAGCACGAGCGATTACCGACGAAAAAGGGGTAGAATCTCGTGAAAGCGCGGTTGCGTGGGATATTGTCGAAGAATTACTGTCAGCTTCCGCTCATCGTCGCGAAAAATTGCCGAAAAACGCCTTTGAAGTCTATTGTTCGGAACATCCCGAAGCTCAAGAAGCCCGGATGTACGACGTTTGA
- a CDS encoding HNH endonuclease: protein MNGSLMRRYVQLLNRSKWIAIACFTMSVGGAGIWAFMGLDPLPKYVARGVLVGANPPISFSQTATQILEQGKQLSKEILLADNVLEAVSSRVNETPPTLLERISLRVVNRDGNSALEVYYRDETAQSAQETAQLLMQAMIEQSRLLNQNSLQVVLQNIERQLPEISKELEATRQARDNYTGGDAEERQKLEKRVELKQQQLDRVREAAVDAEAAQEEIGSSLAIAQMPQVGAVPDSNRQFFLISGAGAIAGAIVGGGVVPLLAWWWNRRESPAFRTKLLAAYNNRCPLTGCEVEAAIDAVRLDRDRAAGAKDLENGLILRADLHNLFNQNLLAIDPKTLTVAIAPELAQTSYGKLAGRRLELPSDEEARPNLELLERQYRRCSWIDLKGEESP, encoded by the coding sequence ATGAACGGGTCATTAATGCGGCGTTATGTTCAGCTTTTAAATCGCTCGAAATGGATCGCGATCGCCTGTTTTACAATGAGCGTCGGCGGTGCGGGGATTTGGGCTTTTATGGGTCTCGATCCCCTTCCGAAATATGTGGCCCGTGGGGTTTTAGTGGGTGCAAATCCGCCAATTTCTTTTTCCCAAACAGCGACCCAAATTCTCGAACAAGGGAAGCAACTGTCTAAAGAAATTTTGCTGGCGGATAATGTTTTAGAAGCGGTGAGTTCGCGGGTGAACGAAACCCCACCGACGTTATTGGAGCGAATTTCACTGCGGGTTGTCAATCGAGACGGGAATTCGGCGCTGGAGGTTTACTATCGCGACGAAACGGCGCAATCGGCGCAAGAAACTGCACAATTATTGATGCAAGCGATGATCGAACAAAGCCGTTTGCTCAATCAAAATTCGCTGCAAGTGGTGTTACAAAATATCGAGCGGCAATTGCCGGAAATTAGCAAGGAGTTGGAGGCGACCCGCCAAGCACGGGACAATTATACAGGCGGCGACGCCGAAGAGCGGCAAAAATTGGAGAAACGAGTCGAACTCAAGCAACAGCAGTTAGACCGGGTTCGAGAGGCGGCGGTGGATGCGGAGGCGGCGCAAGAGGAGATCGGCAGCAGTTTGGCGATCGCCCAAATGCCCCAGGTGGGGGCGGTTCCGGACTCGAACCGTCAATTTTTTCTGATCTCGGGCGCCGGGGCGATCGCCGGAGCGATCGTCGGCGGCGGCGTGGTGCCTTTGCTGGCGTGGTGGTGGAACCGACGAGAATCGCCCGCATTTCGCACTAAGTTACTCGCTGCATATAACAATCGCTGCCCTTTGACTGGATGTGAGGTAGAGGCGGCGATCGACGCGGTGCGGCTGGATCGCGATCGCGCGGCGGGGGCAAAAGACTTAGAAAATGGCTTAATTTTGCGCGCCGATTTACATAACTTATTTAACCAGAATTTACTGGCGATCGATCCAAAAACACTGACGGTGGCGATCGCGCCGGAATTAGCGCAAACGAGCTATGGAAAATTAGCGGGGCGGCGCTTGGAACTGCCTTCAGATGAGGAAGCACGCCCGAATTTAGAGTTACTCGAACGGCAGTACCGTCGGTGTTCTTGGATTGATTTAAAAGGCGAGGAATCGCCTTAA